ATCTGTGTAATCTGTGAGAGCTATTAAATCTGCGTAATCAGCGTCCTCTGCGTGCAATCCTTATCTGCAACGGACAGAGCAGCTATTTCAGCATAACTATTTTCCGCGAAGAAGAAAAACTACCCGCCGTCACTTTGTAGAAATAAATTCCAGCCGCTACTGGCTTACCCTCATCATTTTTACCGTCCCAAACGAATGTATGTTCACCGGGCGATAATACTTGCTGATTAACGACGGTCCGAATTAGCTGTCCCCTGAAATTATAGACGGCAATAGTAGTTGGACTATTGTCTATCTGCTTAATTGCGATGTTGGTGTTACCACGAAATGGATTAGGGTAGCAAGTACAATTTACTTCCATTGCCGGGGTGCTTGAGTCATCGTTGGCAACAGGGGGTCCCACATACATACGGTAAATATGCAGATTATGGGCGATATAAATATACTCGCCCCAATAACATATTCCGTATATTTGACCTGATTGATCAGGCATATCAGTTGGCTGAACTATCCATTGCCAACTGCTGCCATTATTTAGTGAACGGATGACCCCGGGATAAAGATCTTCACCGCTCCGAATTCCAGCGATGGTATAAATATTGTTACCCTGTGAGCTAAATGAACAAGAAGTCCAAAAACCCACTGAAAAATTGTCACCCAGTTGGCTCTGATCTGAGCCAACCCAATCATCTCCTGCATTATCTGAATATAGGAGACCCTCGCCACATCTTACTATTAACCTGCCCTCGCTTACAAGGGCTGACGCAGCGTAAGATATACCCGACCACCCTACTTGATGAAATTGCCAATTTAGACCATCAGAGCTAACCAACGCACCTTCCGGC
Above is a window of Candidatus Cloacimonas sp. DNA encoding:
- a CDS encoding T9SS type A sorting domain-containing protein; the protein is LALLVTLPLWGGDITGDWQDCYVSAVEQLQMITQSAGMIYGVGYKYFVKSTDGVNFQNVMVADCDSLYLESSYMVSSTVGYCGGYIYHPSDWTLTRPVLYKTTNGGQSWVRTGQLEQQPGFYSVVHIEFINGLEGYVVLNALIYIDGLKIYRTTNGGQSWTLVYGLIPNCAISADFSPGLMIVGQNAPEGALVSSDGLNWQFHQVGWSGISYAASALVSEGRLIVRCGEGLLYSDNAGDDWVGSDQSQLGDNFSVGFWTSCSFSSQGNNIYTIAGIRSGEDLYPGVIRSLNNGSSWQWIVQPTDMPDQSGQIYGICYWGEYIYIAHNLHIYRMYVGPPVANDDSSTPAMEVNCTCYPNPFRGNTNIAIKQIDNSPTTIAVYNFRGQLIRTVVNQQVLSPGEHTFVWDGKNDEGKPVAAGIYFYKVTAGSFSSSRKIVMLK